In Bombus pascuorum chromosome 13, iyBomPasc1.1, whole genome shotgun sequence, a single genomic region encodes these proteins:
- the LOC132913100 gene encoding cytochrome P450 9e2-like, whose amino-acid sequence MEVLFLSTFELLFISLIIITSAKLILIIYQQFTYWKKNKVPYILGGPIFGTVWRVIFRRITFPDYCMFVYNYYPDVRYIGVMDFATPTVVIRDPELINEIGVKSFKHFPNHRSFVSEEMDPIFGKNVFSLKDDRWREMRNSLSPFFTGNKMRFMFELVSKCSNDFVSYLYEHSEFHSMVELKDIFTRYGNDVIATVAFGINVNSLKNPDNEFYKRGIDISSFGGTLRLIKFMLFRLNPRLTRMAGLRFLSRATANFFWNVISETVTARKTRGIVRPDMIHLLMQVKDLKEPSYRLTIEDIVAQAFIFFLAGFDTVSTLLCYVVYELALHQDIQQKLREEVDCYLEKENGEISYEAMSKMEYMEMVISETLRMHPPSLIVDRVCAKKFELPAAAPGYQSVTVYPNDNIWIPVHAIHRDSKYFPDPEKFDPERFSNENKSTINPYTYIPFGVGPRKCIGNRFALMETKLLIIRLLEKFIIKPNEKTTIPIVYKKVDFTPASKHGFWLTLEKRNS is encoded by the coding sequence ATggaagtattatttttatctacttTTGAGTTATTGTTCATCTCTTTAATCATCATTACTTCGGCAAAGTTGATTCTGATAATATACCAACAGTTCACCTATTGGAAGAAGAATAAAGTTCCATATATACTGGGAGGACCGATATTTGGAACTGTTTGGAGAGTCATTTTTCGTCGTATTACTTTCCCGGATTATTGTATGTTCGTCTATAATTATTATCCTGACGTAAGGTACATCGGGGTGATGGATTTCGCTACGCCAACAGTGGTCATACGAGATCCAGAGCTGATCAACGAAATAGGCGTAAAGAGTTTCAAGCATTTTCCAAATCATCGAAGTTTCGTATCCGAGGAGATGGATCCGATTTTcggaaaaaatgtattctcCTTGAAAGATGATCGGTGGAGAGAGATGAGGAACTCATTGAGTCCATTTTTCACAGGCAATAAGATGAGATTCATGTTCGAGCTGGTATCCAAGTGTTCGAACGATTTCGTTAGTTATCTGTACGAGCATTCAGAATTTCATTCGATGGTGGAGTTGAAAGACATCTTTACTAGATACGGAAACGACGTAATCGCCACAGTTGCATTTGGAATAAATGTGAACTCGCTCAAGAATCCAGACAACGAGTTCTATAAAAGAGGAATCGATATTTCTTCGTTCGGTGGTACGcttcgtttaataaaattcatgttATTTCGGTTGAACCCGCGTCTAACGAGAATGGCAGGACTGAGGTTCCTGTCTCGAGCAACGGCCAACTTTTTCTGGAATGTGATTTCCGAAACGGTAACTGCAAGGAAAACGCGGGGCATCGTTAGACCAGACATGATCCACCTTTTGATGCAGGTCAAAGATTTGAAGGAACCTTCATATCGGCTGACCATCGAGGATATCGTAGCTCAGgcgttcattttctttttagccGGTTTCGACACTGTTTCTACTTTGTTGTGTTACGTGGTTTACGAGTTAGCTTTGCATCAAGATATTCAACAGAAGCTACGTGAAGAAGTAGATTGttatttggaaaaagaaaacgggGAAATTTCTTACGAGGCTATGTCGAAGATGGAATATATGGAAATGGTAATATCCGAGACGCTTAGAATGCATCCTCCATCGTTGATAGTCGATAGAGTTTGCGCAAAGAAATTTGAATTGCCTGCAGCAGCACCAGGTTACCAAAGTGTGACAGTGTATCCTAATGACAATATTTGGATCCCTGTTCATGCGATTCACCGcgattctaaatattttcccGATCCAGAGAAGTTCGATCCTGAACGGTTTAGcaacgaaaataaaagtacTATTAATCcttatacgtatatacctTTTGGAGTAGGTCCTAGGAAATGCATTGGCAATCGTTTCGCTTTAATGGAGACTAAGCTTTTGATAATTCGTCTACTGGAaaagtttattataaaaccTAACGAAAAGACAACAATTCCTATTGTGTACAA